DNA sequence from the Corynebacterium freneyi genome:
ACCGTCTGAACAATCCAACATTCAGGACGGCTGTACCACCAGCGATCCTGGATAAGATGCACGTCGTCCGCAAACGCTGCAACGACGCCGTCCACGATTCCGGACGCGCCTTCACACCGCGGACGGCCACCCGCGTACTCCAGCATCTCTTCGACATCGCGCTGTGGGCGGCCAACAACTACGCCCTCCCGCTGAGTAGCTTCACCGACGTTCCCCGGTTCGACACCGCTCTGCTCGAAGCTCATCCCCGTCGTCACGCACAAACGCAAGAGCAACTGCAGCGCCAAGCCGAAATGATGGAACGGCGCGAGGAAAAGCTCGACGCCCAAGAAGAAGAACTCGCCGCATCCCGCCTGCTCCTCAGCGAAGAGCAACGCAAAGCCCGCGAAGAACGGGAACGGCTCGCCCGCGAAGCCGCCCGTTTCCAACGCCGCCAAGCCGAGCAAGCCGAGCGCCAAGCTCAGACAGAAGCGGAGCACGCAGAGGCACTGGCCGAACTCGACAGGCTCAAAGCCGAACTCGACCGCAAGCTCCGCAGCCTCGACGATGCGCAGCGCGACGAGATCGTCGCAGGCCGCAGCCGAACGCCGGAGGTCGACACCTCCGCACGCTTCGAAATCGACGAAGCCACCACCCGCACCGACCTCATCGACCCGATGCTCGCCTCGGCTGGGTTCTCCACCGAAGCCGGCAACCTCATCCGCGAACGCCGCATCACCGGCCTGCCCACCGACACGTTCCCATCCGGCACCGGCTACGCCGACTACGCATTGCTTGGCGACGACGGCCGCATTCTCGGCATCGTCGAAGCCAAGAGGACGGCAACCTCCCAAACCGCCGGGCACCAGCAGGCCCAGCTCTACGCCGACGGCATCGAAGCCGAAACCGGCCTGCGCCCCGTGATCATGTACACCAACGGCCACCAGATCTGGCTGTGGGACGACGCCTCATCGATCCCCGGCGGCGGCACCGGGTACCCGCCCCGCGAGATCGAGGGCTACCCGACACCCCGAGAACTGCGCCGCATGGTTCTGCGCCGCACCATGCGCCAGCCCCTGGCCGAACACACCGTAGACACCAGCATCGCCGGCGGCGATGGGCGCGACTACCAGGTCGACATGATCCGCGGCATCACCGAACGCCTCACCGCAGGCCACCGCCGCGCCCTGCTGGTCATGGCCACCGGCACCGGCAAAACCCGCACCGCGATCGCCTTGGTCAAGCTGCTGCAGCAGGCCAACTGGGTCCGCCAGGTGCTTTTCCTGGCCGACCGCACCGACCTGGTGCGACAGGCCGCCGGCGAATTCGCCAAACTCCTGCCCGATACCCCGTCGGTGAACCTACTGGACAACCGAAACGGCGACGGCTCGATTCATTTGTGCACGTACCAGACGATGATCGACATGATCGACGCCGATTCACCGGGCGGCGCACGCTTCACCCCATTCGACTACGACCTGATCATCATCGACGAAGCCCACCGCTCCGTCTACAACCGCTACGGGCGCATCTTCGAGTACTTCGACTCCTTCCTCATCGGTCTTACCGCCACGCCGCGCGAGGAGGTCGACCACAACACCTACCGTCTGTTCGACCAGCTCGACGGGGAACCCACCGGCAGCTATTCACTCCAACAGGCGATCGACGATGGCAACCTCGTGCCCTTCCGCGTCTTCCAGGCGCAGTCGCGCATCCTCACCGGGGGAGTGCGTTACGACGAACTGTCACCCGAAGAACAAGCCGCCTGGGACGACGCGGAATGGGGCGTCGACGATGGCGACGCACCACCCGAGGAAATCACCGCCCCCGGCATCAACGTCCAGCTGTACAACCGCGACACCATCGACAAGGTCTTGTCCACCGTCGTCACCCACGGCATCCGCGTCGCCGGCGCCGACCGCCTGGGCAAGACCATCATCTTCGCCCGCAACCAGAAACACGCCGACCTCATCTACGAGCAGTGGGCCACCAACATGCCCACCTCCGGCGGTAACGACGCCGCCGTCATCACCCACCGCGCCAAAAACCCGTCCGCGCTCATCGACCGGTTCAAGGACCCCGACTCCGGGCTCAACGTCGCCATCTCCGTCGACATGCTCGACACGGGCATCGACGTGCCCGAAGTGGTTAACCTGGTCTTCTTCAAGCCAGTATTCTCGCCCACCAAGTTCTGGCAGATGATCGGCCGCGGCACCCGCCTGCGCCCGAATCTCTTCGGCGAAGGCACCGGCGACGGGACGACGGATAAAAGAGAATTCTTCATCTTCGACTTTTTGGGCAACTTCGAACGCCTCGCCGCCGGCTCACCCACCGCGACCACCACCGGCTCCGGCCAAAAGTCCCTGACCCAACGGCTCTTCCTGCGTCGGATCCACCTGCTGGCCACCCTCCAAGACGACTCCCGACGCCACGAACTCCAATCAGAGCTGGAGGAATTGCTCCGCCGGATGATCGAGACGGTGCCGTCGTCAAGCATTCTCGTGCGCCCCGAAGACCGCCCCGTCATCGAACGCTTCCGCACCGCCGGCGCCTGGGCCCGCATCGACGCCACAACCATGGCCGCAGCACAAGACCACCTGGCCCACTTGCCGTTCGCAGCCTCCGGTGACCAGGAGGACGCCAAACGCTTCGACTACCTCATCGCCGGAATGCAACTGCAACTCGCCGCGGAGGGCACCATCGCCGACGGCACCGCACTGGACGCCTCCGCCCTCGGCCCCGACTGGACCAGCGGTCGCGAAAGAATCGTCGCGATCGCCACCAACCTTTCCCAGAAAACCAATGTCGAAGCCATCGCACGCCACGGCGATCTCCTGGAGGAACTGCAAACCACCACCTGGTGGGACCATGCCACCATCGACGAGTTGGAAACCGTGCGGAGAAGCTTGCGCGACCTCGTCCAATACGTCGACCGCGGCAAACGCAACGCCGTCGTCACCGACTTCCAGGACGAAATGGGCGAGCTGGTCGAGATCCCCAATGAAACCGGCAACCCAATCGGCCCGATCCTGCCCATCGAAGAGTCCGTCATCGAACGCAAGGTCCGCCAAGCACTGGAAGCGCACTTCGACTCGATCGCCATGAAGAAGCTGAGGTCGGCGAAGCCACTGACGGCCACCGACGTCGCCGCGCTCGAGCAGATCCTCGCCTCCATCGAAGTCGAAGGCGTCGACCAACTCCGCAAGCGCATGGGCGACAAACCCTTCCCCCGGTTCCTGCGGGAAATCGTCGGCCTCGACGAAGGAGCGATGCGCGAACGGTTCGCCGACCTGCTGGCGTCATCCGTGCTGTCGACGACGCAGGCCGGGTTCATGCGGCTGATGATCCGGGGCCTGTCCGAAAACGGGTCGCTTAGCATGGCCGAACTGTTCGAAGCGCCCTACAACGACCACGGATCGCCCGTCGACGTCTTCGACGGCAACATCGCCACCGTCACCGACATCCGCGACCGTTTGAGGGACATCGACGCCACTGCGGAGGTGATCGAACCCGATCACGGCTGACCGCCCGCGACCGCTGTTTTCGCCGCCGCGCCCCATGCCCCTAAACTGGTGCGCATGATCGTGATTCCGGTGATTCTGCTGGTCGTGGCGCTCGTCGTCGCCGTCGTGGCGGGCCTGGCGTGGTCCGCGAAGCTGCCGGGCAACGGGTACGTGGGCATCCGCGCCCCCGAGGCCCGCAAGTCCCGCAAGAACTGGGACATCACGCACCGCGTCGCCGGGCCGCCGTGGGCCGTGTCGGCGCTGGCGTTCGCCGGGGCGGCGGCGCTGGCGTTCGTGGCCATCCAGCCGAATGCGTCGGGTTGGATGTGGCTGTGGGTCGTCGTGACGGGTCTGCTGGGGCTGGCGATGCTGGGCGTCGGCGGCGCCATCGGTTCCCACACGATCGCGCTTTACGACGCCAAGAAGTCCGCCGAATCCGGGTCCGACGGATGTTGCTCGTCCGGCGGCTCCTCCGACGCGGGCTGCGGCTGCGGTTCCGACGACGCGACGGCCTGCGACACCAACACCGCCGCCGCAGCGCCCCGTGATCCCTCCGCCGACTGCGGCGTGACCGGCGGCTGCGGCTCCTGCGGCCTCAACGGCATGTGCGAGGACGGCAACGCCACCTTCGGCTCCGCCAACGACCGCACCGCCGGCGACACCGCCGCCAATCGCTCCGCCGCCGTCGATCGCGACGCTCTGCGCCGCGCCGCCCGCGCGAACGACGGCGAATAGGGGAGAGGCCGGGCCGTCGCAAAGCAAAATGGACAAACCCACCTCGAATGACTTAACCCACCCGTTGCAGCGGGTGGGTTTGCTCATTCGGGGTGGGTTAACGCATCGATGCGCCCGGCCCCGAAACGCCGGAACCCTCCCGCCCACCCAGAACAGGGGATAACCTTGTTCCCCATGTGGAACCGTCTGCGCTCGTGGCGCCCCGATCCCCTGATCGTGATGATCATCCTCGCCGTGATCATCGCCATCTTCCTGCCCGCACGCGGCGCGTTCGCCGAAGGCTTCGGCATCGCGACGAAAATCGCCATCGGCCTGCTGTTCTTCCTCTACGGCTCCCGCCTGAGCCCCCGCGAAGCACTCGACGGCCTGAAACACTGGCGCCTGCACCTGACCATCCTGCTGCTGACGTTCGTGCTGTTCCCCATCATCGGGCTGGCGCTCAAACCCCTGGACTGGGTCCTCGCACCCGGCCTCTACCTGGGCATTCTGTACATGACGCTCGTGCCGTCGACGGTGCAGTCGTCGGTGAACTTCACGTCCATCGCCCACGGCAACATCGCCGGGTCCATCGTCAGCGCGTCGGCTTCGAACCTGCTGGGCATCGTGATCACCCCGGTGCTGGTGATGCTGCTGATGTCCACCGGCGACGGCGTCAAGGTCGACGGGTCGGTGTTCCTGGACATTTCGCTGCAGCTGCTGCTGCCGTTCGCGCTCGGCCAGGTGCTGCGGAAGTGGACGCTGAAGTTCGCGGCGGCGAAGGCGACGAAGAACGTCGACCGCATCTCCATCGCGATGGTCGTCTACGTCGCGTTTTCCGAGGGCATGGTCGACGGCATCTGGTCGCGGGTGCCGGTGACGGACATCATCATCCTGTGCGTCCTGTCGGTCGTGCTGGTCGAGTTCATGCTGCGCTTGTCCGGGTTCATCGCCCGCCGCGCCGGCTTCGATCGCCGCGATCGCATCGCCATCCAGTTCTGCGGTTCGAAGAAGTCGTTGGCCACTGGCCTGCCGATGGCGGCCGTGATCTTCGGGTCGGGTGGTGCGGGCGTGATCATCCTGCCGCTGATGATCTTCCACCAGATCCAGCTGATGATGTGCGCCGTCTACGCCGCCAAGTGGGGCAAGGAGTACGAGGAACGGGAACGCGCCGCCGCGGAGGCCCCGGCCTGACGCGTGGACGGGGGCGCGGGTGGGCGCATCGGCTGCGGGCCGGTGCGCCTTCTTCATTTTCTGCTTGACGACGGCGATTCCGCCGCGGTGGGCCCGAGCCCGGGAGGGTGGCTCGGCCTGAGAGATGGCGTCGCGTCACGTAGCGTTGTCGAAAATGACCGTGTCCGTCGACGAGAAAAGGGGAGTGCCACATGACCGATACGCCGGGAACCGCCGGGAGCACCGGAGATGCCGGGGCCGGGGCCGGGGCGGGGCGTGATGCCGCCGCCGTGCGCGACGGGGCGATCGCGGCGTTTTGGGATTGGTGGGTGGCCGAGGGGGCCGATCGCCTCGACGCGGCGTTCACCGGTGGCGCGGATTTCGGCGGCGGTGGTTTCGGTGAGGCCGGGCCGGTGGACATTCAGGCGGAGGTCGGGCCGCGGATCGCCGCGATCGACGAGCGTCTGGTGTGGGGTTTCGGCGCGGGTGAGCCGTTTTCGCGGCATTTGCTGACGGTCACCGCGGCCGGCGATCCGCAGGTGCGGCACATCGCGCGACGTTGGTTGGATGCGGCGCCCGACGACGGTCCGGTGTGGTCCTTCACCGATCTGCGCACCGCGGAGCCGGTGTCGACGGTGACGTGGGCGGGCCATGAGATCGATCCGGCCGAGGCGCGCGTGGCCGTCGAGGCCGGCCGGGGCGTGGTGGACGTGCGCCTGTTCCACCCGGTGTTCGCGAACTTGGCCGCGGCGGGCGAGGAGGGGGAGCGCGACGTCGCCCACGTCGGGTTCATGTTGTTGCAGTTGGCGTTGGGCGAGGAGGATTTCGGGCTGTGGCTGCGGTCGTTCGCCTTCGCCGCGGAGGAGCCCGAGGGGGCGATGCCGTTGGCGGATCTGCCGGGGTTCATCGACCAGTTGGCCGGCGCGTGCCCGCGGTGGTTGACGCTGCAGGGCCTGGCGGACGGCAAGCCGGTGATGGTGGGCACGCGGGCACCGTTGTCGCCGCTGATCGGGCCGTTGTTCACGCGGCATGTGGTGGTGCAGTTGCTGTTCGCCGACGTGCTCGACGACGGCCAGGCGGGGGAGTCTTCGGCGAAGGCGTTGAAGGATTTCGGCGACGATGCGATGGCCACGCTTGCCGACGACGGCATGGTCGTGGCGGCGGAGACGGCCGACGGCATGCGTTTGCTGCACTTTTACGTCGACCCGGAGACCGATGCCACGGAGCGTCTGGCGAATTTGGTGGACACGTGGACGGAGGGTGACCGCGAGATCGTGGCGGCCGAGGATCCGGCCTGGGAGCGGGTCGGCCACCTCCGGGCCTGAGCCCCGGCCACCCACGGGCATCGACCACCGACGATCGCTGGGCACCCGCGGGCACGGGCCACAAGCGATCGCTGGCCATCCGCGGGCACGGGCCACCGGGTGCGTCAGCAAGGGGCCCAACGACCTGGGCTTATGTCATAACGTGTTTTGATGCGCATTCAGTCGGCTGATTTGTTGCAAAAAAGCCGCGAAAACTCCGGATTTGAGCCCTGAATTGCAACAAATCCGCCGACTAATTGCACATCAAGTTCCATCGCCCGGCGCGAGCTCAGAGGTGGGGCCGACTCAAGCGACGACGTTGACCAACACCACGTACAACGCGGTACCGACCAGAATGCTCAGCGCGGCGTTGCGCCTCCACACGTGCAACGCCACCGTCACCAGCAGAGCCAGGGGAGCGGCCCACCACCCGCCCGGGTCGCCCGCATCACCGCCGCCGATCATGCCCATCCGGTCGACC
Encoded proteins:
- a CDS encoding DEAD/DEAH box helicase family protein; translation: MSTPTPLPSNFGFLHQVWPQLTDDTRHAEANALTNPRGSGFHSRRVLEMLVAHITEVLDATDPYTSTLNDRLNNPTFRTAVPPAILDKMHVVRKRCNDAVHDSGRAFTPRTATRVLQHLFDIALWAANNYALPLSSFTDVPRFDTALLEAHPRRHAQTQEQLQRQAEMMERREEKLDAQEEELAASRLLLSEEQRKAREERERLAREAARFQRRQAEQAERQAQTEAEHAEALAELDRLKAELDRKLRSLDDAQRDEIVAGRSRTPEVDTSARFEIDEATTRTDLIDPMLASAGFSTEAGNLIRERRITGLPTDTFPSGTGYADYALLGDDGRILGIVEAKRTATSQTAGHQQAQLYADGIEAETGLRPVIMYTNGHQIWLWDDASSIPGGGTGYPPREIEGYPTPRELRRMVLRRTMRQPLAEHTVDTSIAGGDGRDYQVDMIRGITERLTAGHRRALLVMATGTGKTRTAIALVKLLQQANWVRQVLFLADRTDLVRQAAGEFAKLLPDTPSVNLLDNRNGDGSIHLCTYQTMIDMIDADSPGGARFTPFDYDLIIIDEAHRSVYNRYGRIFEYFDSFLIGLTATPREEVDHNTYRLFDQLDGEPTGSYSLQQAIDDGNLVPFRVFQAQSRILTGGVRYDELSPEEQAAWDDAEWGVDDGDAPPEEITAPGINVQLYNRDTIDKVLSTVVTHGIRVAGADRLGKTIIFARNQKHADLIYEQWATNMPTSGGNDAAVITHRAKNPSALIDRFKDPDSGLNVAISVDMLDTGIDVPEVVNLVFFKPVFSPTKFWQMIGRGTRLRPNLFGEGTGDGTTDKREFFIFDFLGNFERLAAGSPTATTTGSGQKSLTQRLFLRRIHLLATLQDDSRRHELQSELEELLRRMIETVPSSSILVRPEDRPVIERFRTAGAWARIDATTMAAAQDHLAHLPFAASGDQEDAKRFDYLIAGMQLQLAAEGTIADGTALDASALGPDWTSGRERIVAIATNLSQKTNVEAIARHGDLLEELQTTTWWDHATIDELETVRRSLRDLVQYVDRGKRNAVVTDFQDEMGELVEIPNETGNPIGPILPIEESVIERKVRQALEAHFDSIAMKKLRSAKPLTATDVAALEQILASIEVEGVDQLRKRMGDKPFPRFLREIVGLDEGAMRERFADLLASSVLSTTQAGFMRLMIRGLSENGSLSMAELFEAPYNDHGSPVDVFDGNIATVTDIRDRLRDIDATAEVIEPDHG
- a CDS encoding SdpI family protein, translated to MIVIPVILLVVALVVAVVAGLAWSAKLPGNGYVGIRAPEARKSRKNWDITHRVAGPPWAVSALAFAGAAALAFVAIQPNASGWMWLWVVVTGLLGLAMLGVGGAIGSHTIALYDAKKSAESGSDGCCSSGGSSDAGCGCGSDDATACDTNTAAAAPRDPSADCGVTGGCGSCGLNGMCEDGNATFGSANDRTAGDTAANRSAAVDRDALRRAARANDGE
- a CDS encoding bile acid:sodium symporter family protein gives rise to the protein MWNRLRSWRPDPLIVMIILAVIIAIFLPARGAFAEGFGIATKIAIGLLFFLYGSRLSPREALDGLKHWRLHLTILLLTFVLFPIIGLALKPLDWVLAPGLYLGILYMTLVPSTVQSSVNFTSIAHGNIAGSIVSASASNLLGIVITPVLVMLLMSTGDGVKVDGSVFLDISLQLLLPFALGQVLRKWTLKFAAAKATKNVDRISIAMVVYVAFSEGMVDGIWSRVPVTDIIILCVLSVVLVEFMLRLSGFIARRAGFDRRDRIAIQFCGSKKSLATGLPMAAVIFGSGGAGVIILPLMIFHQIQLMMCAVYAAKWGKEYEERERAAAEAPA
- a CDS encoding DUF695 domain-containing protein is translated as MTDTPGTAGSTGDAGAGAGAGRDAAAVRDGAIAAFWDWWVAEGADRLDAAFTGGADFGGGGFGEAGPVDIQAEVGPRIAAIDERLVWGFGAGEPFSRHLLTVTAAGDPQVRHIARRWLDAAPDDGPVWSFTDLRTAEPVSTVTWAGHEIDPAEARVAVEAGRGVVDVRLFHPVFANLAAAGEEGERDVAHVGFMLLQLALGEEDFGLWLRSFAFAAEEPEGAMPLADLPGFIDQLAGACPRWLTLQGLADGKPVMVGTRAPLSPLIGPLFTRHVVVQLLFADVLDDGQAGESSAKALKDFGDDAMATLADDGMVVAAETADGMRLLHFYVDPETDATERLANLVDTWTEGDREIVAAEDPAWERVGHLRA
- a CDS encoding branched-chain amino acid transporter permease, with amino-acid sequence MMPEPGYVVASLVVMGAVTVALRWAPFAFIRVLRGSELVRFLGVTMPVGVMVALVAYTLVDRMGMIGGGDAGDPGGWWAAPLALLVTVALHVWRRNAALSILVGTALYVVLVNVVA